The following are from one region of the Thiocapsa rosea genome:
- a CDS encoding efflux RND transporter periplasmic adaptor subunit, whose translation MFVRILLVLMVLAAVIGALAYVKYSQIQSEMAMFSQPMPAPTVTAVTVEATAWEPTLEAVGTLQAFQGVEVNNEVAGQVTAIELESGAMVKKGDILVRLADDVDRADLEGLQAAERLAQIKVDRNRSLLKDRAVAQGDFDELSAQLDQARAQVKAKQATIEKKTIRAPFDGQLGIRRIDLGQFLAEGSSIVPLQTLDPIYLDYALPERHLGLLQVGQQVQVRVSAHPDRIFDGVIQVISPGIDQGTRNVRVRAGLSNPDLVLRPGMFARVATLLPREDAVLTIPREAIAFNTYGDAVFVIREEDGKTLVERRQVRTGAVRGDEIAVLDGLAEGDRVVLSGQVKLSNGQEVRIVDAGDEAPAAGTSEPEPTPESESAPQSEPTAERDPEATAT comes from the coding sequence ATGTTCGTTCGAATCCTGCTTGTGTTGATGGTGCTGGCCGCAGTGATCGGCGCCCTCGCCTATGTCAAATACAGTCAGATCCAGTCTGAGATGGCCATGTTCTCGCAACCCATGCCGGCACCGACGGTGACCGCCGTGACGGTCGAGGCGACGGCGTGGGAGCCAACCCTGGAGGCGGTCGGCACCCTGCAGGCGTTCCAGGGCGTAGAGGTGAACAACGAGGTCGCCGGGCAGGTGACGGCGATCGAGCTCGAATCGGGCGCGATGGTCAAAAAAGGCGACATCCTGGTCCGGCTGGCCGATGACGTCGATCGCGCCGACTTGGAGGGACTGCAGGCGGCGGAGCGCCTCGCGCAGATCAAGGTCGACCGCAACCGCTCGCTGCTCAAGGACCGTGCCGTCGCTCAAGGCGACTTCGACGAGCTCAGCGCGCAGCTCGATCAGGCCCGCGCGCAGGTCAAAGCCAAACAGGCGACGATCGAGAAGAAGACCATCCGCGCGCCGTTCGACGGACAACTCGGCATCCGTCGGATCGACCTCGGGCAGTTCCTCGCCGAAGGCTCATCGATCGTGCCGCTTCAGACCCTGGATCCGATTTATCTCGACTACGCTCTACCCGAGCGGCACTTGGGGCTCCTGCAGGTCGGTCAACAGGTGCAGGTGCGCGTCTCCGCGCATCCGGACCGGATCTTCGACGGGGTCATCCAGGTCATCAGCCCCGGGATCGACCAGGGCACGCGCAACGTCCGTGTCCGTGCGGGCCTGAGCAATCCGGACCTGGTGCTCCGCCCCGGCATGTTTGCGCGGGTCGCGACCCTCTTGCCGCGCGAGGACGCCGTGCTGACCATCCCGCGTGAAGCCATCGCCTTCAACACCTACGGCGACGCGGTCTTCGTCATCCGCGAGGAGGACGGCAAGACGCTCGTCGAGCGCCGCCAAGTGCGCACCGGCGCGGTGCGCGGGGATGAGATCGCAGTCCTGGATGGACTTGCGGAGGGCGACCGCGTCGTCTTGTCCGGCCAAGTGAAGCTCAGCAACGGGCAAGAGGTCCGAATCGTCGATGCAGGGGACGAGGCGCCCGCGGCCGGCACATCCGAGCCCGAGCCCACGCCTGAATCCGAATCCGCGCCCCAATCCGAGCCCACAGCCGAACGGGATCCCGAGGCCACGGCGACATGA